Proteins from a single region of Candidatus Rubrimentiphilum sp.:
- a CDS encoding CGNR zinc finger domain-containing protein — protein MTMARPTYAAPGEVETLRRFINTGSPEEGLDFTIYYGLQEWCAKTGLCADASPEDLSRLRAFREGLREVLEANGGVGEASSAWAALEPFTREASYGMRIDESGSPALEPAGQGAERTIAALLAIVYDAMRRGYWPRLKACRKESCRWAYYDWSKNGSGRWCDMAVCGNRMKAKRRRNRAKNPA, from the coding sequence ATGACGATGGCTAGGCCCACCTACGCGGCGCCGGGTGAAGTCGAAACTCTCCGCCGCTTCATTAATACGGGGTCCCCCGAAGAAGGGCTGGACTTCACGATCTACTATGGGCTGCAGGAGTGGTGCGCCAAGACCGGCCTCTGCGCGGACGCCTCGCCGGAGGACCTTAGCCGCTTGCGAGCCTTCCGGGAAGGCCTCCGTGAGGTCTTGGAGGCCAATGGCGGCGTGGGGGAGGCTTCCTCGGCTTGGGCGGCATTGGAACCTTTCACGCGAGAGGCGAGTTATGGAATGCGTATCGACGAGTCGGGTTCGCCCGCTCTCGAACCCGCCGGCCAAGGCGCCGAGCGGACGATCGCCGCTCTGCTGGCGATCGTGTACGATGCGATGCGGCGCGGCTATTGGCCGCGCCTCAAAGCGTGTCGCAAAGAGAGCTGCCGCTGGGCCTACTACGATTGGTCCAAGAACGGATCGGGCCGCTGGTGCGATATGGCCGTCTGCGGGAATCGCATGAAGGCCAAACGCCGGCGAAATCGGGCGAAAAACCCTGCTTGA
- a CDS encoding TonB family protein, with amino-acid sequence MPAFIKYLSFAGALALTLSAAAPAAAFSVTLKPLSPHAAQTPMVGIAGACANPNSDARVASAFFEMPTIAALQGAAGTAGVAIELSPTGSLVSESVIQSTGNPNLDRAALRSARMSRFVPEVSNCAAVGGSYLYTVTF; translated from the coding sequence ATGCCAGCCTTCATTAAGTACCTGAGTTTTGCCGGGGCCCTTGCCCTGACCCTAAGCGCGGCCGCCCCCGCTGCCGCCTTCTCGGTAACGCTTAAGCCGCTTAGTCCCCATGCCGCTCAGACGCCCATGGTCGGTATAGCCGGCGCCTGCGCGAACCCGAACAGCGACGCGCGCGTCGCCTCGGCGTTCTTCGAGATGCCGACGATCGCCGCACTCCAAGGCGCGGCCGGCACCGCCGGAGTTGCGATCGAGCTCTCCCCAACGGGGTCGCTCGTCTCCGAGTCCGTCATTCAATCCACCGGAAATCCGAATCTGGACCGTGCGGCGCTACGCTCTGCGCGCATGTCGCGCTTCGTCCCCGAGGTCAGCAACTGCGCGGCCGTCGGCGGAAGCTATCTCTATACCGTGACGTTCTAA
- the pruA gene encoding L-glutamate gamma-semialdehyde dehydrogenase, with protein MSTTLERIAPFQNEAIKTYTDPTDIAAMQAALASVKARFGKTYPLVIDGERIETEKKIPSLNPANPAEIVGKTASASLEQANRAIEVAHAAFASWKETPAEKRAGYLFDAARLVRERREEFNALLVYEVGKSWVEADADTAEAIDFLEFYGREALRYAQPQPLTPIPGEKNELVYVPLGVGVVIPPWNFAFAIMAGMASAAIVTGNTVVLKPSSDSAIIAAWFVDLMHEIGLPKGVLNFVPGSGAVIGDALVANPLTRFIAFTGSKEVGLHVNELAAKPQKGQRWIKRVIAEMGGKDSIIVAADADMDAAVEGVAVSAFGFQGQKCSACSRAIVESAIYDQFLEKLKKRVATIRVGDPSDNQTYMGPVINERALKTIEGYIETGKKEGRLIAGGKRASGNGYFLEPTVIADTPPDATIAQEEIFGPVLAVIKAKDFDDALNIANNTEFGLTGSVYTKDEKKIARATDEFFVGNLYFNRKSTGAMVGGHPFGGFNMSGTDSKAGGRDYLLLFLQAKLHSRKL; from the coding sequence ATGAGCACCACTCTCGAGCGCATCGCGCCATTTCAAAACGAAGCCATTAAGACCTACACGGACCCCACCGACATCGCGGCGATGCAGGCCGCGCTGGCATCCGTAAAGGCGCGTTTCGGAAAGACGTATCCACTGGTGATCGACGGCGAACGGATCGAGACGGAGAAGAAGATTCCGTCGCTCAATCCGGCCAATCCGGCGGAGATCGTCGGTAAGACCGCCTCAGCGTCCCTCGAACAAGCGAACCGCGCGATTGAAGTGGCGCACGCTGCATTCGCATCTTGGAAGGAGACGCCCGCCGAGAAACGTGCCGGATATCTCTTCGATGCGGCGCGGCTGGTGCGCGAGCGTCGCGAAGAATTCAACGCGCTGCTGGTGTACGAAGTTGGCAAGAGTTGGGTGGAAGCCGACGCCGATACCGCCGAAGCAATCGATTTTCTAGAATTTTACGGCCGCGAGGCGCTGCGTTACGCGCAGCCGCAACCGCTTACGCCGATTCCGGGCGAGAAGAACGAATTGGTATACGTGCCGCTCGGCGTCGGCGTGGTGATTCCGCCGTGGAACTTTGCGTTTGCGATCATGGCCGGCATGGCGAGTGCGGCGATCGTTACCGGCAACACCGTCGTCCTAAAGCCCTCGAGCGATAGTGCCATCATCGCGGCATGGTTTGTCGATTTGATGCACGAGATCGGTCTGCCCAAAGGCGTGTTGAATTTCGTGCCGGGAAGCGGCGCCGTCATCGGCGACGCGCTCGTCGCAAATCCGCTGACGCGCTTCATTGCGTTCACGGGAAGCAAGGAAGTCGGCTTGCACGTTAACGAGCTGGCAGCCAAACCGCAAAAGGGTCAGCGCTGGATCAAACGCGTGATCGCGGAGATGGGCGGCAAGGATTCGATCATTGTCGCCGCCGATGCGGACATGGATGCCGCCGTCGAGGGCGTCGCAGTTTCGGCGTTCGGCTTTCAGGGGCAAAAGTGCTCGGCCTGTTCTCGTGCAATTGTCGAGTCGGCGATTTACGACCAGTTTTTGGAGAAGCTGAAGAAACGCGTCGCTACGATTCGCGTCGGCGATCCGAGCGATAACCAAACGTACATGGGCCCCGTGATCAACGAGCGGGCGCTTAAGACGATTGAAGGCTACATCGAGACCGGTAAGAAGGAAGGCCGGCTCATCGCGGGCGGAAAGCGCGCGAGCGGCAACGGTTACTTTCTCGAGCCTACCGTCATTGCCGATACGCCGCCGGACGCGACGATCGCCCAGGAAGAGATCTTCGGGCCTGTGCTGGCGGTCATCAAGGCGAAAGACTTCGATGACGCGCTAAACATTGCGAACAATACGGAGTTCGGCCTAACGGGATCGGTCTACACGAAGGATGAGAAGAAGATCGCGCGCGCGACCGATGAGTTCTTCGTTGGGAATCTCTACTTTAATCGTAAATCCACCGGCGCGATGGTCGGCGGTCATCCGTTCGGCGGATTCAACATGTCCGGCACCGATAGTAAGGCCGGCGGCCGCGACTACCTGCTGCTGTTCCTACAAGCCAAACTGCATTCGCGCAAACTCTAG